A window of Pirellula sp. SH-Sr6A contains these coding sequences:
- a CDS encoding alpha-E domain-containing protein: MLSRVADSIFWMSRYTERAENVARFIDVTLNLTIDMGFDRQLQWEPLIYTTGDHELFFERYPVANQENVIRFLTFDDENPNSIMSCLQQARENARTTREMISSQMWEELNKFYLLVRDARNDSRAIASPFEFFGRIKQAGYLLEGVTYGTMSHGEAWNFGRLGTLIERADKTSRILDVKFYLLLPGVELVGTPLDISQWGTLLKSASALEMYRKRFGRLSPKNVVQFLLLDRNFPRAVRFCIIRAEQSLLNITGGTPGNFNNRPEQLLGRLRSELDYMHIDDIMSVGLHESIDDLQLQLNTVGEAISETFFALTPQLAAG, encoded by the coding sequence ATGCTATCACGAGTTGCCGATTCGATATTTTGGATGAGCCGCTACACCGAGCGCGCAGAAAACGTAGCACGCTTCATTGACGTGACCCTCAACTTGACGATCGACATGGGGTTCGATCGTCAATTGCAATGGGAACCGTTGATTTACACGACCGGAGACCACGAGCTCTTTTTCGAGCGGTACCCGGTTGCTAATCAAGAGAACGTTATTCGCTTTCTCACTTTCGATGATGAGAACCCGAATTCGATCATGTCTTGCCTGCAGCAGGCTCGTGAGAATGCCCGCACCACGCGCGAGATGATCAGCAGCCAGATGTGGGAGGAGTTGAATAAATTCTATTTATTGGTTCGGGATGCTCGCAATGATTCGCGGGCCATCGCGTCCCCTTTTGAATTCTTCGGACGCATCAAGCAAGCAGGCTATTTGTTGGAAGGGGTCACGTACGGGACGATGTCGCACGGCGAGGCATGGAACTTTGGACGCCTGGGGACCTTGATCGAACGCGCAGACAAAACGTCCAGAATTCTGGATGTCAAGTTCTACTTGCTCCTACCCGGTGTGGAATTGGTAGGGACTCCCTTGGATATCAGCCAATGGGGGACGTTGCTCAAAAGTGCCAGCGCGTTGGAGATGTATCGAAAAAGATTCGGACGGCTCTCACCTAAGAATGTGGTTCAGTTCTTGTTGTTGGACCGCAACTTCCCGCGGGCGGTACGCTTTTGCATCATTCGCGCCGAGCAATCGCTTCTCAACATAACGGGAGGTACTCCTGGCAACTTCAATAATCGTCCCGAACAATTGCTTGGGCGTCTGCGGAGCGAATTGGATTACATGCACATCGACGATATCATGAGCGTTGGACTGCATGAATCGATCGACGATTTGCAACTTCAGCTCAATACGGTTGGAGAGGCAATTTCGGAGACCTTTTTTGCATTGACTCCGCAGCTTGCTGCGGGTTGA